A DNA window from Candidatus Hydrogenedentota bacterium contains the following coding sequences:
- a CDS encoding glycosyltransferase family 2 protein, whose amino-acid sequence MTRPLTHVLVINWNGLAHLEDSFRSLTACPGDHLRFVLVDNASADGSVDFVRDRFGADQRVEFLTLERNRGWSGGNNAGIRRALDTGADYVFLLNNDTRVRPDVFDRCLDLAESDPKIGVVAPKMVLFDQPFVLNSVGVVCSRAGACWDLGAGRADGPRWNGTAPVLAACGGACLIRAETLRRAGLLPEEFDIYLDDVDLCVRAWDAGYSVVPCPEAVVEHKFSASMGAGDRARRKYFLATRNRFRLLLRNLSPGQFLRVLPWVILGEARAVGRACLDGEGWRVAAHLRAWAGALAYLPAARRHRAERTRAGAPPRTLARRFFAERLFCAAVTLPEDGWYPPQTADGIEVRPLAARARLHVAPGWLRVISVNCYPSCGPSRVRISAGGGGPVVLEAPLRAETRIFSTEGRLEFEAERLFMAEETGEAADFGGWIAVVPEETEQPREKDTP is encoded by the coding sequence ATGACACGCCCCCTCACCCATGTGCTGGTCATCAACTGGAACGGCCTCGCCCATCTGGAGGACAGTTTCCGTTCCCTGACCGCATGTCCGGGGGACCATCTCCGGTTCGTGCTGGTGGACAACGCCAGTGCCGACGGATCGGTGGACTTCGTGCGCGACCGGTTCGGCGCGGACCAACGGGTGGAGTTTCTGACGTTGGAACGGAACCGGGGCTGGAGCGGGGGCAACAATGCGGGCATCCGCCGCGCGCTGGACACCGGCGCGGACTATGTCTTTCTGCTGAACAACGACACGCGGGTGCGCCCGGACGTTTTCGACCGCTGCCTGGATCTCGCCGAATCCGACCCGAAAATTGGCGTGGTCGCGCCGAAGATGGTCTTGTTCGACCAGCCCTTTGTCCTGAACTCCGTGGGGGTGGTGTGCAGCCGCGCCGGGGCCTGCTGGGACCTGGGCGCGGGGCGCGCGGACGGCCCCCGCTGGAACGGGACGGCGCCGGTGCTGGCCGCCTGCGGCGGGGCCTGTCTGATCCGCGCGGAGACCCTGCGCCGCGCGGGGCTCCTGCCGGAGGAGTTTGACATCTACCTGGACGATGTGGACCTGTGCGTGCGCGCGTGGGATGCCGGATACTCGGTGGTGCCGTGTCCGGAGGCGGTGGTGGAGCACAAGTTCAGTGCCTCCATGGGCGCGGGGGACCGCGCCCGGCGCAAGTACTTCCTCGCCACGCGCAACCGCTTCCGCCTGCTCCTGCGCAACCTGTCCCCCGGGCAGTTTCTGCGGGTGCTGCCGTGGGTGATCCTGGGCGAGGCCCGCGCCGTGGGGCGCGCCTGCCTCGACGGAGAGGGGTGGCGTGTGGCGGCGCACCTGCGGGCGTGGGCCGGGGCGCTGGCATATCTTCCCGCCGCCCGGCGGCACCGCGCGGAGCGGACCCGCGCAGGCGCGCCGCCCCGCACCCTGGCCCGCCGTTTTTTCGCGGAGCGGCTTTTCTGCGCCGCCGTGACGCTCCCCGAGGACGGATGGTATCCGCCGCAGACCGCCGACGGCATTGAAGTGCGCCCCCTGGCCGCGCGCGCCCGGCTGCATGTCGCGCCGGGATGGTTGCGGGTCATTTCCGTGAATTGCTATCCTTCGTGCGGGCCGTCACGGGTCCGCATTTCCGCGGGCGGGGGCGGCCCCGTTGTGCTGGAGGCGCCGCTCCGGGCCGAGACGCGGATATTTTCGACGGAGGGACGGCTGGAGTTTGAAGCGGAGCGCCTCTTCATGGCGGAGGAGACGGGCGAGGCCGCCGACTTTGGGGGATGGATCGCCGTCGTTCCCGAAGAGACAGAGCAACCCCGTGAAAAGGACACCCCCTGA